From Hippea alviniae EP5-r, the proteins below share one genomic window:
- a CDS encoding twin-arginine translocase TatA/TatE family subunit: protein MFSIGTPEMIVIAVIALFIVGPKRLPEILRGIAYVYKNFMKAIDELKRELEEDLEEIDELNPKKSIQKKWEEFLEIDEEEKKDKKRPE from the coding sequence ATGTTTTCCATTGGCACTCCAGAGATGATTGTCATAGCCGTCATAGCCTTATTCATAGTAGGTCCTAAAAGGTTGCCAGAGATTTTAAGAGGGATTGCCTATGTCTATAAAAACTTTATGAAGGCGATAGATGAGTTAAAACGAGAACTTGAAGAAGATTTGGAAGAGATAGACGAGCTGAACCCGAAAAAAAGCATCCAGAAAAAGTGGGAGGAGTTCTTAGAGATAGATGAAGAAGAAAAGAAGGATAAAAAAAGACCCGAATAA